Proteins encoded within one genomic window of Episyrphus balteatus chromosome 1, idEpiBalt1.1, whole genome shotgun sequence:
- the LOC129907423 gene encoding 5'-nucleotidase-like, which translates to MVFARTAQDEGGKFWTDAAIGFVQGGGIRTSIEKRSDGAITENDVLTVLPFKNDIYMTKVSGKTIRNALEHSAEIFDKDSNGGFLQVSGIRVVYNLTNPVGKRVQSVEALCAECEVPMYSKLDDVKMYNIIISKFLLDGGDGHKLNENNGSNQRLPYVDSKTLSEYIKARQIIYQGIDGRITWVEQNSGINLSSSLLTILVAFVIKRLLN; encoded by the exons ATGGTGTTTGCAAGAACAGCTCAAGACGAAGGTGGAAAGTTTTGGACTGATGCCGCGATAGGTTTTGTCCAGGGTGGTg gtatacGCACCTCAATTGAAAAGCGGTCTGATGGAGCAATAACCGAGAACGATGTCCTCACGGTACTaccttttaaaaatgatatttaCATGACCAAAGTTTCCGGTAAAACAATTCGTAACGCCCTCGAGCATTCAGCTGAAATATTCGACAAAGATTCAAATGGAGGTTTCCTGCAAGTGTCTGGTATCCGAGTCGTGTATAATTTAACAAATCCAGTAGGGAAACGTGTACAGAGCGTAGAAGCTCTTTGTGCAGAATGTGAAGTTCCTATGTATTCGAAATTAGATGATGTGAAAATGTATAATATTATAATAAGTAAATTTCTTCTGGACGGCGGTGACGGGCACAAGCTTAATGAGAATAATGGATCCAACCAAAGGCTGCCATATGTTGATAGTAAGACTTTATCTGAATATATCAAAGCCCGTCAGATAATCTACCAAGGAATAGATGGAAGAATTACATGGGTTGAGCAGAACTCTGGCATAAACTTAAGTAGTTCTCTTTTAACTATATTAGTTGCGTTTGTGATAAAACGGTTACTTAATTAA